TTGCCTGCCCTTGCTTGACGTCGTCGAACTTGGTCCCCCATAGCGTGAGCTTGACCCTACCAGTCTCGTCCCCAACAACAAGCTCACGAATGGTTCGGGGACCATTCTTCGTCTGGATTGTCTTTTGTTCTCCTACTTCGAGAACTCTTGCGGTTACATTTACGCTTTCCATTCCACCTTTTAGGTTACCTATCTTTTCGTCCATCTGTCTCGACTCACACGTATTTGTTAAAAATTACTCTGCTACTAAGTATATAAGTCTAGAGGAAGTTTTGAAAAACGTTATTTATAAGGGGGAGAACAAGTAGGAAATGATGAATAAAAAGTTAGCCACAGCGTTGATTGCCTTAATTTTGGGAATTCCCTTACTTTTCACGGCATCTATTTCATATACAGTTACGCCAGGGAAGTTCTTAGTATACAACGAAACTGTATATATTTACAATCAAAATAAAACGCTAGTAAATGAAATAGTGATTATCCAGCAAGTATTAACGGTCTACAATAACGGCTCCTACTTAGTGAACTCGACGGTGGTAAGCGTAACTCAAAACTCAACGGTTTCCTCAACAGTAGGAATACAAAATCCTTCTGAATTTGGCCTCCTATATCGTGTAGATCCAGAAATGTTGGGCAAGACAATAAAGGACGGAAACACTTCCTTGGAATATAATGGCACTGAAGACGGGCTCTACAAGTACGTGGGTAGGTCAGCTCTTGTGCTAAATGGACAGGAAGAGAGTACGTTAATACTCTACTTCAACTCCTCGGGGGTGGTAGTAAAGGGAGTAGACTGCGACGTGGCCAACGGCGCTCTCCTCAGTAAATCAATAATAAATTTGTGGACAAGCAACTTCTTTTCAAACGCTACGCTGCCTAAGCTTAACGTGGGGCATATAAAGCCTATTTCGGTCAACCTTTCTAGTCTATACTTCAATTTGGGTAAGAAAATTGAAGAGGGAATAATCTTTATTGGCCTCTTTTCTATCTTGATTATATTATTGTTTAGGAAACACAGTTAATTCAATTTTGATATCTTGTAATTCACAAGAAACTCGTATTCCCTTTTAACCGTTTTCCCGTCTCCTTCATGGACGATACCTAACCCGTTTTATCTGAGTTCTTCCCTTGAACCCCGAGTATTATTTTCCTTTCCCCTTTAATTAATATCACGCGAAGAGAAAACTCAGTGGTTTAAGGTGAGCGTTGATTCGTTAAGTAGAACGAGCGACGTTCTCGGAATAAAAATTGGAGAGGCAACTGCTCACATTTTAGCCGCAGCCTCAATAGTTGAAGCAATAGAGGGAGAGACTGAGGAAGTAAAAGAGACGGTGAGAAGGTACGTAGACGCGTGGATAGCTGAAGTTGTGCCTATAAAGTATTTTCCAGGCTTGGCGGAACTCATATCCTCCCGGTTGAAGAGAAAGTTAACGGAAGTCTTTAACGAGGTATCGGAAGACGAATTGGGAGAAACCCTTGAGGTAGTAGCTGAGTTTAAGAAGGGATTGGACAACGGAGAAATTCTGTACAACTACGAGGAAGTGGAAGTTAGGATAGAAAGGGTAATGAGAGCTTTGGGAATGGACCTTAACGCATTCTCACACCTCCTTGACGTAAGCGACCTCAACGAAAAGTTTTCTAGGCTGATTTCCATATTCACTGTAACCATAGGAATTGCTTCGGTCTGGGATAAGACATGGACAGCGGGATCTCAATAACGGCTGAAAAACTCGTAGATTACACGGCCAAGAGGGCTTCAATGATAGCCAGCAAGGAAAACCTAGAAAGAATAGTCGGAATATCTTCGAAACAAATGGCAGAGAGGGCAGTTGAAAGGGTAGCCTTTTGGTTAGCTGAAACTCAAAATAGCCTGCTTTACTGCAAGCTGTGTAATAGGGGTCCTTTCACGAAGAAAGGACTTTATTTGCATCTAACAAGGGTTCATAGACAGGAAATAAAGACAATGCTTGAGGAGGAAATAAAAAGGGAACTGAAGGCAGTAATATAACAAACAAAAGATTTTTATAGATTAGACTACGATAATGTTCTCTAATGAAATCGAGAAAAGGTGGCATGGGTAACCCGATTATAGAGCTAATTATCCTTGTTGCCACAGTGGTCATTACGCTGGTTGTTGTTGGGTATTTCTTTGGACTTCTTGGAGCAGTTTCAGCCCAAAAGATTCAAGTAAGCGGAGGAGTAAACCAAATTTTTCAGGAGGGAAATTCATATTACTTGAATGTTACTATAATGTCCAACGTTCCAGCAAACATAACTTCTGTACAAGTTGAGGGACTCTCTCTATCAGTTAACATACCTTTAAAGACAGGGCTTAACAAAGTGACAGTTCCTCTACCTCCTGGAGCGTCATTTACGCATAGTAACACCTACTACGTGATACTAGTAACAAGCGATGGAATTACCTTAGATGTTCCTGCTTATTATCCTTAGCCTTACTTGTCCAACGCTTTTCCTAATCCGTTCCC
The sequence above is drawn from the Candidatus Aramenus sp. CH1 genome and encodes:
- a CDS encoding DUF973 family protein; the encoded protein is MKSRKGGMGNPIIELIILVATVVITLVVVGYFFGLLGAVSAQKIQVSGGVNQIFQEGNSYYLNVTIMSNVPANITSVQVEGLSLSVNIPLKTGLNKVTVPLPPGASFTHSNTYYVILVTSDGITLDVPAYYP